A stretch of the Tardiphaga sp. 709 genome encodes the following:
- a CDS encoding invasion associated locus B family protein, which translates to MNFRLLAASVLPRGRGFALLAATALTATMIAPVAHAQAPAPAAPPAAAPKAAAPAPKAAPKAAPKAATPAAPAAQAPAAGAPPADQQVQLIYAPWTKFCLKGQDANAKQVCFTGKDGRIESGQPVIAAVIIEPEGEPKKILRVTLPLGMQLVHGTRVIVDSNAPAQSPYVICFANGCMSDYEVTPELLANLKKGQNLIVQAINSNGAPLTLPLPLAEFAKAYDGPPTDPKVFEETQKKLQEELQKRAAEARAKLEAQQPAAGAAPAAPANPAAK; encoded by the coding sequence ATGAATTTCCGTCTCTTGGCTGCGTCGGTTCTGCCGCGCGGGCGGGGCTTCGCGCTTCTGGCGGCGACGGCCTTGACCGCCACGATGATCGCTCCGGTTGCGCATGCACAGGCTCCCGCGCCTGCTGCGCCGCCGGCCGCGGCGCCGAAGGCTGCTGCGCCTGCGCCCAAGGCCGCGCCGAAAGCTGCGCCGAAGGCTGCTACCCCGGCCGCTCCCGCCGCCCAGGCGCCAGCCGCAGGCGCGCCACCGGCCGATCAGCAGGTTCAGCTGATTTATGCGCCGTGGACCAAGTTCTGCCTCAAGGGCCAGGACGCCAATGCCAAGCAGGTCTGCTTCACCGGCAAGGACGGCCGCATCGAGTCGGGCCAGCCCGTCATCGCCGCCGTCATCATCGAGCCGGAAGGTGAACCGAAGAAGATCCTGCGCGTGACGCTGCCGCTCGGCATGCAGCTCGTGCACGGCACCCGCGTGATCGTGGACAGCAACGCCCCGGCGCAGAGCCCCTATGTGATCTGCTTCGCCAACGGCTGTATGTCCGATTACGAAGTCACCCCGGAGCTGCTGGCCAATCTGAAGAAGGGCCAGAACCTGATCGTGCAGGCGATCAATTCCAACGGCGCACCGCTGACGCTGCCGCTGCCGCTGGCCGAATTCGCCAAGGCCTATGACGGCCCGCCGACCGATCCGAAGGTGTTCGAAGAAACCCAGAAGAAGCTGCAGGAAGAGCTGCAGAAGCGCGCTGCGGAAGCCCGCGCCAAGCTCGAAGCGCAGCAGCCGGCAGCTGGTGCAGCACCGGCGGCCCCGGCCAATCCGGCCGCGAAGTAA
- the hspQ gene encoding heat shock protein HspQ, with product MIKARTAKFQIGQIVRHRIFSFRGVVFDIDPEFNNTEEWWLSIPEDVRPSKDQPFYHLLAENSESEYVAYVSEQNLLPDESGEPIRHSQVAEIFIKDKSGSYRPRNPSLN from the coding sequence ATGATCAAAGCGCGGACCGCCAAATTCCAGATCGGACAGATCGTCCGCCACCGGATCTTTTCGTTCCGGGGGGTGGTGTTCGACATCGATCCGGAATTCAACAACACCGAAGAATGGTGGCTGTCGATCCCCGAAGACGTCCGTCCGAGCAAGGACCAGCCGTTTTACCATCTGCTGGCCGAGAATTCTGAGTCGGAATACGTCGCTTATGTCTCCGAGCAGAACCTGCTCCCCGATGAATCCGGCGAGCCGATCCGGCACTCCCAGGTCGCCGAGATCTTCATCAAGGACAAGTCCGGCAGCTACCGGCCACGCAATCCGTCGCTGAACTGA
- a CDS encoding AEC family transporter, translating into MMDVLNLALPYFGLIFIGFACGKVKNLPETGLAWMNFFLLYVSLPALFFRIMAKTPFEELNNLPFVIGTTLATATAFFLSVGTGKFLGRLTMREAGMAGLAGGYGNIGYMGPGLALAVLGPKAAVPTALVFCFDSIFLFSIAPLMMALTSSDKRPLLPTIGIVIKHIVLHPLIVAAYLGAFVAAFHIQMPVAVDGMLLFLQNSAAPVALFALGVTVALRPLGRVPWEIPGLIFIKLLIHPLIVFGLMLLLGPFPLLWAATAVLLASLPPALNVFVIARQYDSWVEPASVAVLLGTFVSVLTLTSVMYFLKSGQIAFP; encoded by the coding sequence ATGATGGACGTCCTCAATCTTGCACTGCCGTATTTCGGATTGATCTTCATCGGCTTCGCCTGCGGCAAGGTGAAGAACCTGCCCGAAACGGGCCTCGCCTGGATGAATTTCTTCCTTCTCTATGTGTCGCTGCCGGCGCTGTTCTTCCGCATCATGGCCAAGACGCCGTTCGAGGAACTCAACAATCTGCCCTTCGTGATCGGCACCACGCTGGCGACTGCAACGGCGTTCTTTCTGTCGGTCGGCACTGGTAAATTCCTGGGACGGCTGACCATGCGCGAGGCCGGAATGGCCGGGCTTGCCGGCGGCTACGGCAATATCGGCTATATGGGGCCGGGGCTGGCGCTGGCTGTGCTTGGCCCCAAGGCGGCCGTTCCGACTGCACTGGTGTTCTGTTTCGACAGCATCTTCCTGTTCTCGATCGCGCCGCTGATGATGGCGCTGACCTCAAGCGACAAGCGTCCGCTGCTGCCGACTATCGGCATCGTCATCAAGCACATCGTGCTGCATCCGCTGATCGTCGCGGCCTATCTCGGCGCCTTTGTCGCGGCGTTTCACATCCAGATGCCGGTCGCGGTCGACGGCATGCTGCTGTTCCTGCAGAACTCGGCGGCACCTGTCGCATTGTTCGCGCTTGGCGTCACCGTCGCGCTGCGGCCGCTGGGGCGGGTGCCATGGGAAATTCCGGGCCTGATCTTCATCAAGCTGCTCATTCATCCGCTAATCGTGTTCGGCCTGATGCTGTTGCTCGGACCGTTCCCGCTGCTCTGGGCCGCGACAGCCGTGCTACTGGCGTCACTGCCGCCGGCGCTGAACGTGTTCGTGATCGCGCGGCAGTACGATAGCTGGGTCGAACCGGCCTCGGTTGCGGTGCTGCTCGGCACTTTCGTCTCCGTGCTGACGCTGACCTCGGTGATGTATTTCCTGAAGAGCGGCCAGATCGCGTTTCCGTAG
- a CDS encoding UbiH/UbiF family hydroxylase, translated as MTETSASTSIYDVAVVGGGPAGLAAALALAETGARTALVARRVPYGDNRTTALLGGSVTFLESLDVWRRCADKAAALTTMRLVDDTGRLIRAPEVKFVCSEIGLETFGYNIENRELMIALEARAAELTNLIRIDDEADTVTPEEMQVQVRTRQGQLLVARLIVGADGRQSLCREAAGISVKRRALEQTALTFNIAHSRPHKNMSTEFHTPAGPCVFVPLPGNRSSVVWVNKPRDAEHLMALSDEALSDAAEKQSHSILGRVQVEPGRHTFPLAIEQPAQLAKNRIVLVGEAAHVVPPIGAQGLNLGLRDAGDIADVVRDAGMNGADIGAAPVLARFEQIRRSDISSRTFAIDMANRSLLSDILPMQVIRAAGMHAMGSIGPLRRLAMREGLSPSWRKS; from the coding sequence ATGACCGAGACCTCTGCTTCCACCTCCATTTATGACGTCGCCGTTGTCGGCGGCGGCCCCGCCGGCCTTGCTGCAGCCCTTGCGCTGGCCGAGACCGGCGCCCGTACCGCCCTCGTCGCCCGACGCGTCCCCTACGGCGACAACCGCACCACCGCGCTGCTTGGCGGCTCCGTCACGTTTCTGGAAAGCCTCGATGTCTGGCGCCGCTGCGCCGACAAGGCGGCCGCGCTGACGACCATGCGGCTGGTGGACGACACGGGCCGGCTGATCCGCGCCCCCGAAGTGAAATTCGTCTGCAGCGAGATCGGCCTCGAAACCTTCGGCTACAATATCGAGAACCGCGAATTGATGATCGCGCTCGAAGCGCGCGCTGCGGAATTGACCAATCTCATTCGCATCGATGACGAGGCCGATACGGTCACGCCGGAAGAGATGCAGGTTCAGGTCCGCACGCGGCAAGGCCAGCTCTTGGTGGCGCGGCTGATCGTCGGCGCCGATGGTCGCCAATCCCTGTGCCGCGAGGCCGCGGGCATTTCAGTCAAGCGACGCGCGCTTGAGCAGACCGCGCTGACTTTCAACATCGCGCATAGCCGGCCGCATAAAAACATGTCGACGGAGTTTCACACCCCCGCCGGTCCCTGCGTGTTCGTGCCCCTGCCCGGCAATCGCTCCAGCGTCGTCTGGGTCAACAAGCCCCGGGATGCCGAGCACCTGATGGCATTGAGCGATGAGGCATTGTCGGACGCCGCCGAGAAACAATCGCATTCGATCCTCGGCCGGGTTCAGGTCGAGCCGGGTCGACACACGTTCCCGCTGGCAATCGAGCAGCCCGCACAGCTGGCGAAGAACCGCATCGTGCTGGTCGGCGAAGCCGCCCATGTGGTGCCGCCGATCGGTGCGCAGGGTCTGAATCTTGGCCTGCGCGACGCCGGCGATATCGCTGACGTCGTTCGCGATGCCGGCATGAATGGCGCGGATATCGGGGCGGCGCCGGTGCTGGCGCGTTTCGAGCAGATCCGCCGCAGCGACATCTCCTCGCGTACCTTCGCCATCGACATGGCGAACCGTTCGCTGCTCAGCGATATCCTGCCGATGCAGGTGATCCGCGCGGCCGGCATGCATGCGATGGGGTCTATAGGCCCGTTGCGCCGCCTTGCGATGCGCGAGGGCCTGTCGCCGTCGTGGCGCAAGAGCTGA
- the pcsA gene encoding phosphatidylcholine synthase, with protein sequence MTASSPDQLPSSSRSARAAAFSVHIFTALGAGVALIAMMSAVRGEWAVMFGWLGLALIIDGLDGPIARHFDVGRVLPDWSGDALDFVVDFLTYVFVPAYAIAASGLLVPWTAVLLGAGIVVTSALYFADKRMKTDDNHFRGFPALWNGAAFYLFLLQPSPVIASLAILALIVLTFVPVHVLHPVRVTRLRRLNLSLMAIWAVLAVITLIQNFAVALPITVALCAIAFYIVCGDAVIRLMRPSKS encoded by the coding sequence ATGACCGCTTCGAGTCCGGACCAACTCCCGTCGTCGTCACGATCCGCGCGCGCGGCGGCGTTCTCGGTTCACATCTTTACTGCGCTCGGTGCCGGCGTGGCACTCATTGCCATGATGAGCGCCGTGCGCGGCGAATGGGCTGTGATGTTTGGCTGGCTCGGTTTGGCGCTGATCATCGACGGGCTCGATGGCCCGATCGCCCGACACTTCGACGTTGGCCGCGTGTTGCCGGATTGGTCGGGCGACGCGCTCGATTTTGTGGTCGACTTTCTCACTTACGTGTTCGTGCCGGCCTATGCGATCGCTGCCTCCGGCCTGTTGGTGCCGTGGACCGCGGTGCTGCTCGGTGCCGGTATCGTCGTCACCAGCGCACTCTATTTTGCCGACAAACGCATGAAGACCGACGACAACCACTTTCGCGGTTTTCCGGCGCTGTGGAACGGGGCGGCGTTCTATCTGTTCTTGCTGCAACCATCACCCGTCATCGCGAGCCTTGCGATTCTGGCCTTGATCGTCCTGACCTTTGTGCCGGTGCATGTGCTGCATCCCGTTCGCGTGACGCGCCTGCGCCGGTTGAACCTGTCACTGATGGCGATATGGGCTGTGCTGGCCGTCATCACGCTGATACAGAATTTCGCTGTTGCTTTGCCTATTACGGTCGCGCTCTGCGCGATCGCTTTTTACATTGTCTGCGGTGACGCCGTCATCCGCCTCATGAGGCCCTCCAAATCATGA
- a CDS encoding TerC family protein: protein MIELFSSPEAWAALLTLTALEIVLGIDNVIFLSVLVSRLPEPQATRARQIGLALALVFRIILLSVLVWLIGLTEPVITVRGLAFSWRDLILIGGGLFLIAKATHEIHAEVEAREGPGNEKPAPNAFAWVILQVIVVDLVFSLDSIITAIGMAQDIEIMVAAVIIACAVMYVSSGPVARFVAQYPTTKMLALAFLVLIGVSLMADGFKFHIPRGYIYFAILFSAAVELFNVLAKRNRRKRALPGTG from the coding sequence ATGATCGAACTGTTTTCCAGCCCCGAAGCCTGGGCCGCGCTGTTGACGCTGACCGCGCTTGAAATCGTACTTGGTATCGACAATGTGATTTTCCTGTCGGTGCTGGTGTCGCGGCTGCCGGAGCCGCAGGCCACCCGCGCACGCCAGATCGGTCTGGCGCTGGCGCTTGTGTTCCGCATCATCCTGCTGAGCGTCCTCGTCTGGCTGATCGGCCTGACCGAACCCGTCATCACGGTGAGAGGCCTCGCATTCTCCTGGCGCGATCTGATCCTGATCGGTGGTGGTCTGTTCCTGATTGCCAAGGCGACGCATGAGATTCATGCCGAGGTCGAGGCGCGCGAGGGACCCGGCAACGAGAAGCCGGCACCGAACGCCTTTGCCTGGGTGATCCTGCAGGTTATCGTCGTCGATCTCGTTTTCTCACTCGACTCCATCATCACTGCAATCGGCATGGCGCAGGACATCGAGATCATGGTTGCCGCCGTCATCATCGCCTGTGCGGTAATGTATGTATCGTCCGGACCAGTGGCACGCTTCGTGGCGCAATATCCGACCACCAAGATGCTGGCGCTGGCCTTCCTGGTGCTGATCGGCGTCTCGCTGATGGCGGATGGATTCAAATTCCACATCCCGCGCGGCTACATCTATTTCGCCATCCTGTTCTCGGCGGCGGTCGAGCTGTTCAACGTGCTGGCGAAGCGCAACCGCCGAAAGCGGGCCCTGCCGGGCACCGGTTGA
- a CDS encoding quinone oxidoreductase: MTKAVRVHEIGGPEVLTYEDVQVPAPAAGEVRIRQHAIGVNFIDTYFRSGLYKAPQLPFIAGNEASGEVIEVGPGVTGFHPGDRVAYYSALGSYATERVFAADRLVKLPDRITHEQGAVLMLKGLTVWYLLHKTFKVEPHHRVLIHAAAGGIGLLACQWAKAMGAHVIGTVGSKEKGELALANGCDHVIYYNEENFVDRVKQISRNELCDVVYDGVGKTTYPGSLSCLKPRGMWVSFGNASGPVPPFAIAELNNHGSLFATRPKLNDYVAKRSELLEGADTLFSAVIDGKLHVPINHAYALKDAARAHVDLEARKTTGAVILKV, from the coding sequence ATGACCAAAGCCGTCCGCGTCCACGAGATCGGTGGACCCGAAGTCCTCACTTATGAAGACGTGCAGGTCCCGGCACCGGCCGCGGGCGAGGTGCGCATCCGCCAGCATGCCATCGGTGTCAATTTTATCGATACGTACTTCCGCAGCGGCCTCTACAAGGCGCCGCAGCTGCCGTTCATTGCCGGCAATGAGGCCTCGGGCGAAGTCATCGAGGTTGGCCCCGGCGTCACCGGCTTCCATCCCGGTGACCGCGTCGCGTATTATTCGGCCCTCGGCAGCTATGCCACCGAGCGCGTGTTTGCCGCCGACCGGCTGGTGAAACTGCCCGATCGCATCACCCACGAGCAGGGTGCCGTGCTGATGCTGAAGGGCCTCACGGTCTGGTATCTGCTGCACAAGACCTTCAAGGTCGAGCCGCATCACCGCGTGTTGATCCACGCCGCAGCGGGCGGCATCGGTCTGCTCGCCTGCCAGTGGGCCAAGGCCATGGGCGCGCATGTGATCGGCACCGTCGGCTCGAAAGAGAAGGGCGAGTTGGCGCTGGCCAATGGCTGCGATCACGTCATCTATTACAACGAAGAGAACTTCGTCGATCGCGTGAAGCAGATCAGCCGTAACGAACTCTGCGATGTCGTCTATGACGGTGTGGGCAAGACCACCTATCCGGGCTCGCTGTCATGCCTGAAGCCGCGCGGCATGTGGGTGTCGTTCGGCAATGCCTCTGGCCCTGTGCCGCCATTCGCCATCGCCGAACTCAACAATCACGGCTCGCTGTTTGCGACGCGTCCGAAGCTCAACGACTATGTCGCCAAGCGCTCGGAACTGCTGGAGGGCGCCGACACGCTGTTCTCGGCTGTGATCGACGGCAAGCTGCATGTGCCGATCAATCACGCCTATGCGCTGAAGGATGCGGCCAGGGCGCATGTGGACCTGGAAGCACGCAAGACCACGGGTGCGGTGATTTTGAAAGTGTGA
- the rimO gene encoding 30S ribosomal protein S12 methylthiotransferase RimO, whose translation MQQAAAPKISFVSLGCPKALVDSERIITRLRAEGYELARKHDGADIVIVNTCGFLDSAKAESLGAIGEAMAQNGKVIVTGCMGAEPEQIEAAYPNLLSITGPQQYESVLDAVHRALPPVHNPHIDLVPPQGIKLTPRHYAYLKISEGCNNRCTFCIIPKLRGDLVSRPANEVLLEAEKLVKAGVKELLVVSQDTSAYGVDIKYATSPWKDREVRAKFYDLAKELGELGAWVRLQYVYPYPHVDEVIGLMNAGSNVLPYLDIPFQHAAPEVLKAMKRPAAQDKTLARIKTWREMCPDLTLRSTFIVGFPGETESDFQYLLDWLEEAQIDRVGAFKYESVAGATSNAIANAVPEEIKQQRWNALMERQQKISARRLKRKVGTRQQIIIDEVGPTVSKGRSKADAPDIDGSVYITARRPLKVGEIVTAKIERADAYDLHGTVAGF comes from the coding sequence ATGCAACAGGCCGCCGCGCCGAAAATCTCCTTTGTCTCGCTGGGATGCCCGAAGGCCCTGGTGGATTCCGAGCGCATCATCACGCGCCTGCGGGCCGAAGGTTATGAACTCGCCCGCAAGCACGACGGCGCCGACATCGTCATCGTCAACACCTGCGGCTTCCTCGACAGCGCCAAGGCGGAGTCGCTGGGCGCCATCGGCGAAGCCATGGCGCAGAACGGCAAGGTCATCGTCACCGGCTGCATGGGCGCCGAGCCCGAGCAGATCGAGGCCGCCTATCCCAACCTGCTGTCGATCACCGGCCCGCAGCAATATGAGAGCGTGCTCGACGCCGTGCATCGGGCGCTGCCGCCGGTGCACAATCCCCATATCGATCTGGTGCCGCCGCAGGGCATCAAGCTGACGCCGCGGCACTATGCCTATCTGAAAATTTCCGAAGGCTGCAACAACCGCTGCACCTTCTGCATCATCCCGAAGCTGCGTGGCGATCTCGTTTCGCGTCCGGCCAACGAAGTGCTGCTCGAAGCCGAGAAGCTGGTGAAGGCCGGCGTCAAGGAATTGCTGGTCGTGTCGCAGGACACCTCGGCCTACGGCGTCGATATCAAATATGCGACGAGCCCGTGGAAGGATCGCGAGGTCCGCGCCAAGTTCTATGATCTCGCCAAAGAGCTCGGCGAACTCGGCGCCTGGGTGCGGCTGCAATATGTTTACCCGTATCCGCATGTCGACGAAGTCATCGGCCTGATGAATGCCGGCAGCAATGTGCTGCCCTATCTCGACATCCCGTTCCAGCACGCGGCCCCGGAAGTATTGAAGGCGATGAAGCGCCCGGCCGCGCAGGACAAGACACTCGCGCGCATCAAGACGTGGCGCGAGATGTGCCCGGATCTCACACTCCGCTCGACCTTCATTGTCGGCTTCCCCGGCGAGACCGAAAGCGATTTCCAGTATCTCTTGGACTGGCTGGAAGAAGCGCAGATCGACCGCGTCGGCGCGTTCAAATACGAGTCCGTGGCGGGCGCGACCTCCAATGCCATTGCCAATGCGGTGCCTGAAGAAATCAAGCAGCAGCGCTGGAATGCGCTGATGGAGCGTCAGCAGAAGATTTCCGCGCGCCGCTTGAAGCGCAAGGTCGGCACCCGCCAGCAGATCATCATCGACGAGGTCGGCCCGACTGTATCAAAGGGCCGCTCGAAGGCGGACGCGCCTGACATCGACGGATCGGTCTATATCACCGCACGCCGGCCGCTGAAGGTCGGCGAGATCGTCACGGCGAAGATCGAACGCGCGGATGCGTATGATCTGCACGGGACGGTGGCGGGGTTTTAA
- a CDS encoding ANTAR domain-containing response regulator — protein MPADQSPKIVIVDESPIRAAILEEGLREAGYVDVQHIREMHNLLARIYALDPDVIVIDLENPSRDVLEQMFQVSRAVRRPVAMFVDQSDAESARASVEAGVSSYIVDGLKKERIKPILDLCISRFNAFSKLQDELERTKSALEERKIIDRAKGIVMKLKGLNEEEAYVLLRSTAMREKKKIGEIAQSIITAAELLK, from the coding sequence ATGCCTGCCGACCAGTCGCCCAAAATTGTCATTGTCGACGAAAGCCCGATCCGGGCCGCGATCCTTGAGGAAGGGCTGCGGGAGGCTGGCTATGTGGACGTCCAGCATATCCGGGAGATGCATAACCTGCTGGCTCGGATTTATGCGCTGGATCCGGACGTTATCGTCATCGATCTCGAAAACCCCAGCCGCGACGTACTGGAACAAATGTTCCAGGTCTCCCGCGCGGTGCGCCGGCCGGTCGCCATGTTCGTCGACCAGAGCGACGCCGAGTCGGCGCGAGCCTCCGTCGAGGCGGGGGTATCCTCTTACATCGTGGACGGGCTGAAGAAGGAGCGGATCAAGCCGATCCTCGATCTCTGTATCTCCCGTTTCAACGCCTTCTCCAAACTGCAGGACGAGCTCGAGCGCACCAAGTCGGCGCTGGAGGAGCGCAAGATCATCGATCGCGCCAAGGGCATCGTGATGAAGCTCAAGGGCCTCAATGAAGAAGAGGCTTACGTATTGCTGCGATCCACGGCGATGCGTGAAAAGAAGAAAATCGGTGAGATCGCCCAGTCGATCATCACCGCAGCGGAGTTGCTGAAATGA
- a CDS encoding CmpA/NrtA family ABC transporter substrate-binding protein: MDHPLRIGFIPLADAAALIVAVDKGFTKAEGLNVELVREVSWSNVRDKLNIGLFEAAHLLAPVAIASSLGLGHVKVPIVASFNLGINGNAITVSPALHAALMSELDGDPTDPMATAQALRRVVVARARAGADPLTFGMTFPFSTHNYQLRFWMAAGGVDPDEDVRLVVLPPPYMVDSLANGHVDAFCVGAPWNSVAVDLGVGHILHFVSDILLRAAEKVLAMRQSWAEKNPDTVAALTRAHVSAAAFIEAPENRNEISAILAKPQYIGVSPEVLLRTLDGRLKISPDGTMRESGRYLLVGREGAGRPDPVQAAWLYAQMVRWGQAAISPEALKIAQGVFRPDLYDAALGITGSAPTDVPDAVGAFAGPPFDPSNIAAHLAAFEIAHMKS, encoded by the coding sequence ATCGACCACCCGCTTCGCATCGGCTTCATTCCGCTGGCCGACGCCGCCGCCCTGATTGTCGCGGTCGACAAGGGGTTCACTAAGGCTGAGGGGCTGAACGTCGAACTGGTTCGGGAAGTGTCGTGGTCGAATGTCCGCGACAAGCTGAATATCGGCCTGTTCGAAGCGGCGCATCTGCTGGCGCCCGTTGCCATCGCGTCCAGCCTCGGGCTCGGGCATGTGAAAGTGCCGATCGTGGCGTCGTTCAATCTCGGCATCAACGGCAATGCCATTACCGTCTCGCCGGCGCTACATGCGGCGCTGATGTCGGAACTCGACGGTGACCCGACCGATCCGATGGCCACCGCGCAGGCGCTGCGCCGCGTGGTCGTCGCGCGTGCCCGTGCCGGCGCCGATCCCCTGACCTTCGGCATGACGTTTCCGTTCTCGACGCATAATTACCAGCTCCGTTTCTGGATGGCCGCCGGCGGCGTCGATCCCGATGAGGACGTCCGCCTCGTGGTGCTGCCGCCGCCTTACATGGTCGACAGCCTCGCCAACGGTCACGTGGATGCGTTCTGTGTCGGCGCGCCCTGGAATTCTGTCGCGGTCGATCTCGGCGTTGGCCATATTTTGCATTTCGTCTCCGACATCCTGCTGCGCGCTGCCGAGAAGGTGCTGGCGATGAGGCAGAGCTGGGCGGAGAAGAACCCGGACACCGTGGCGGCACTCACGCGGGCGCATGTGAGTGCGGCTGCCTTCATCGAGGCGCCGGAGAACCGCAATGAGATCTCAGCGATTCTCGCCAAGCCCCAATATATCGGCGTCTCGCCGGAGGTCCTGCTGCGGACGCTGGATGGCCGGCTGAAGATTTCGCCGGATGGCACCATGCGCGAGAGCGGACGCTATCTGCTGGTCGGCCGCGAAGGAGCCGGGCGTCCCGATCCCGTTCAGGCCGCCTGGCTCTATGCCCAGATGGTGCGCTGGGGACAGGCCGCGATCAGCCCCGAGGCGCTGAAGATCGCACAGGGCGTGTTCCGCCCCGATCTTTACGATGCCGCGCTCGGTATCACCGGCAGTGCTCCGACCGATGTACCCGACGCGGTCGGCGCTTTTGCCGGTCCGCCATTCGATCCGAGCAACATCGCTGCCCATCTCGCCGCGTTCGAGATCGCGCATATGAAGTCGTAG
- a CDS encoding phosphoadenylyl-sulfate reductase, which yields MLSPGVVASAVQYDQALQSASPAEVIAAALDVAGRDGLALVSSFGTESAALLKVMADVDPAIPVLFLDTGWMFEETLAYRDQLILTLGLRDVRTIRPAADALAAHDSDGDLWSSDPDTCCRIRKVEPLAQALAPFSAWINGRKRFQGASRAAIPVVETDGGKLKFNPFANVTPDEIRLIYASAKLPPHPLVASGFASVGCMPCTSRTAHGEDPRAGRWRGRAKTECGIHTSTN from the coding sequence ATGTTGTCGCCCGGAGTCGTCGCAAGTGCTGTCCAATACGATCAAGCGCTGCAATCAGCCTCGCCTGCCGAGGTGATTGCTGCGGCGCTTGATGTCGCGGGCCGCGATGGACTCGCGCTGGTATCGTCGTTTGGCACGGAGTCCGCGGCACTGCTGAAGGTGATGGCCGATGTTGATCCCGCCATCCCCGTGCTGTTTCTCGACACCGGCTGGATGTTCGAGGAGACACTCGCCTATCGCGACCAACTGATCCTGACACTGGGCCTGCGCGACGTGCGAACGATCCGCCCCGCAGCGGATGCGCTTGCCGCTCACGACAGCGATGGGGATTTGTGGTCGTCCGATCCCGACACCTGCTGCCGGATCAGGAAGGTTGAACCGCTGGCACAGGCACTGGCGCCGTTCAGCGCATGGATCAACGGCCGCAAGCGATTTCAGGGTGCGTCGCGCGCGGCCATTCCTGTCGTTGAAACCGATGGCGGCAAGCTGAAATTCAATCCATTCGCCAATGTCACGCCGGACGAGATCAGGCTGATCTACGCGTCGGCGAAGCTGCCGCCACATCCGCTCGTGGCCTCGGGATTTGCGTCGGTCGGCTGCATGCCCTGCACGTCCCGCACCGCGCATGGCGAGGACCCCCGCGCCGGCCGCTGGCGCGGCCGCGCCAAAACGGAATGCGGTATCCACACGTCGACGAACTGA